Proteins found in one Tamandua tetradactyla isolate mTamTet1 chromosome 3, mTamTet1.pri, whole genome shotgun sequence genomic segment:
- the TMBIM1 gene encoding protein lifeguard 3, translated as MSNPTAPPPYEDHNPLYPGPPPPGGYGQPSVPPGGYPAYPPYPQPGYGHPAGYPQPMPPIYPRPMNYGPGEGYGGEERAVSDNFGPGEWDDRKVRHTFIRKVYTIISIQLLVTVAIVAIFTFVEPVGKFVRRNTAVYYASYAVFLVTYLTLACCQGPRRRFPWNIILLALFTLALGFMTGSIASAYGTTAVIIAVIITAVVSISVTIFCFQTKVDFTSCAGLFCVLGIVLMVTGIVTAIVLSFKYVYWLHMLYAALGAIVFTLFLAYDTQLVLGNRKHTISPEDYITGALQIYTDIIYIFTFVLQLVGQRN; from the exons ATGTCTAATCCCACTGCACCCCCTCCATATGAGGACCACAACCCCCTCTATCCTGGCCCTCCACCTCCTGGGGGTTATGGGCAGCCATCTGTCCCCCCAGGCGGGTATCCCGCCTATCCCCCTTACCCTCAACCTGGCTACGGACACCCTGCTGGCTACCCACAGCCTATGCCCCCCATCTACCCGAGGCCCATGAACTACG GTCCAGGCGAGGGCTATGGCGGGGAGGAGAGAGCTGTAAGTGACAACTTTGGGCCTGGAGAGTGGGACGACAGGAAAGTCCGACATACTTTCATCCGAAAG GTTTACACTATTATCTCCATCCAGCTGCTCGTCACAGTGGCCATAGTCGCCATCTTCACCTTCGT GGAACCAGTCGGCAAGTTCGTGAGGAGAAATACGGCAGTCTACTATGCATCGTA TGCTGTCTTCCTGGTCACCTACCTGACCCTTGCCTGCTGCCAGGGACCCAG ACGCCGTTTCCCATGGAACATCATCTTGCTGGCCCTCTTT aCTCTTGCCTTGGGCTTCATGACAGGCAGCATTGCCAG TGCGTACGGGACCACAGCTGTCATCATTGCCGTGATCATCACTGCCGTGGTGTCCATTTCAGTTACCATCTTCTGCTTCCAGACCAAG GTGGACTTCACCTCGTGTGCAGGCCTCTTTTGTGTCCTGGGAATTGTGCTGATGGTGACTGGGATTGTTACTGCCATTGTGCTTTCCTTCAAATAT GTTTACTGGCTCCACATGCTCTACGCTGCTCTGGGAGCCATTGTTTTCACCTTG TTTCTGGCTTATGACACGCAGCTGGTCCTGGGGAACCGGAAGCACACCATCAGCCCGGAGGACTACATCACAGGCGCGCTGCAGATCTACACTGATATCATCTATATCTTCACCTTTGTGCTGCAGTTGGTGGGCCAGCGCAATTAA